One part of the Xylanimonas allomyrinae genome encodes these proteins:
- a CDS encoding cytochrome b: MSTATTSQTAKRRPSAEPTTAAGKAADYLDQRTSIGVAVKEFARKIFPDHWSFMLGEIALFSFVVLLITGVFLALFFQPSMALVTWNGPLPQLNGQQMSAAFASTLDLSFVVRGGLLMRQIHHWSALIFMASIVTHMMRVFFTGAFRKPRELNWLVGATLLILGLAAGFSGYSLPDDVLSGNGLRIADGVVKSIPIIGSYMSYFIFGGEFPGEHIIARLFTVHILLVPGLILALVGLHLFLMVLHKHTQYPGGGRTDKNVVGYPAFPVYIAKMGGNFFFVFGVLALMGGTMAINTVWNYGPFDPSPVSAGAQPDWYMLFLEGALRLMPGQAEIVIGGFTLSLNVLVPALVVPGILFTFLLAYPFIEAKVTGDHREHHVLDRPRNVPVRTGLGVAFLTAFIILALAGSNDLIATHFHLSINEITWVFRVLLFVGPWFAFWVTKRLCLGLQRKDRELVLHGHESGRIVRFASGEYIEVHTPLDEQERWLRVNYEARTPLELAPATDARGVKRKGYAAEKRWHRLSKFFFEDRIEPVTPAELTAAHAHGEHEAIDATREEHTALPAGATRTDQER; encoded by the coding sequence GTGAGCACCGCAACCACGTCCCAGACCGCGAAGCGCCGCCCGTCGGCCGAACCGACGACGGCGGCAGGGAAGGCCGCGGACTACCTGGACCAGCGCACGTCGATCGGCGTGGCGGTCAAGGAGTTCGCGCGCAAGATCTTCCCGGACCACTGGTCCTTCATGCTCGGCGAGATCGCCCTGTTCTCGTTCGTCGTCCTCCTCATCACCGGTGTGTTCCTCGCGCTGTTCTTCCAGCCGTCGATGGCGCTCGTGACGTGGAACGGCCCGCTTCCGCAGCTGAACGGCCAGCAGATGTCGGCCGCGTTCGCGTCGACGCTCGACCTGTCGTTCGTGGTCCGCGGCGGCCTGCTGATGCGCCAGATCCACCACTGGTCTGCACTGATCTTCATGGCGTCGATCGTGACGCACATGATGCGCGTGTTCTTCACCGGAGCCTTCCGCAAGCCGCGCGAGCTCAACTGGCTCGTCGGCGCGACGCTGCTGATCCTCGGCCTGGCTGCCGGGTTCTCCGGCTACTCGCTGCCCGACGACGTGCTCTCCGGCAACGGCCTGCGCATCGCCGACGGCGTGGTCAAGTCGATCCCGATCATCGGCTCGTACATGTCGTACTTCATCTTCGGAGGCGAGTTCCCCGGCGAGCACATCATCGCCCGGTTGTTCACGGTGCACATCCTCCTCGTGCCGGGACTGATCCTCGCGCTCGTCGGTCTGCACCTGTTCCTGATGGTGCTGCACAAGCACACGCAGTACCCGGGCGGCGGCCGGACCGACAAGAACGTCGTCGGCTACCCCGCGTTCCCCGTGTACATCGCGAAGATGGGCGGCAACTTCTTCTTCGTCTTCGGTGTCCTCGCCCTCATGGGCGGAACGATGGCGATCAACACGGTGTGGAACTACGGGCCCTTCGACCCGTCCCCCGTGTCCGCCGGCGCCCAGCCGGACTGGTACATGCTGTTCCTCGAGGGTGCGTTGCGCCTCATGCCTGGGCAGGCAGAGATCGTCATCGGCGGGTTCACGCTGTCGCTGAACGTGCTCGTGCCTGCGCTCGTGGTGCCTGGCATCCTGTTCACGTTCCTGCTCGCCTACCCGTTCATCGAGGCGAAGGTCACCGGCGACCACCGTGAGCACCACGTGCTCGACCGCCCGCGCAACGTCCCGGTGCGCACCGGCCTGGGAGTCGCGTTCCTCACGGCGTTCATCATCCTGGCGCTCGCCGGCTCGAACGACCTCATCGCGACGCACTTCCACCTGTCGATCAACGAGATCACCTGGGTCTTCAGGGTGCTGCTCTTCGTCGGCCCCTGGTTTGCCTTCTGGGTGACCAAGCGCCTGTGCCTCGGTCTTCAGCGCAAGGACCGCGAACTGGTGCTGCACGGCCACGAGTCCGGCCGCATCGTTCGCTTCGCGAGCGGTGAGTACATCGAGGTGCACACCCCCCTCGACGAGCAGGAGCGGTGGCTGCGCGTCAACTACGAGGCCCGCACCCCCCTCGAGCTCGCGCCCGCCACCGATGCCCGCGGCGTCAAGCGCAAGGGCTACGCAGCAGAGAAGCGCTGGCACCGACTCTCGAAGTTCTTCTTCGAGGACCGCATCGAACCCGTCACGCCCGCCGAGCTCACCGCCGCCCACGCGCACGGCGAGCACGAGGCGATCGACGCCACGCGCGAGGAGCACACGGCCCTTCCAGCCGGTGCCACCCGCACCGACCAGGAGCGCTGA
- a CDS encoding superoxide dismutase: MAVYTLPDLSYDYAALEPHISGRIMELHHSKHHAAYVAGANAALEKLAEARESGDLASVNLHEKNLAFNLGGHVNHSAFWTNLSPEGGGEPTGAIGSAIDEHFGSFEKFKAHFAAVAAGVQGSGWAILAWDSIGQKLVIVQLYDQQGNIALGLVPIILLDCWEHAYYLDYQNVRANYVTAWWNIVNWADAEARLARATSQTAGLIVPAL; encoded by the coding sequence ATGGCTGTTTACACGCTCCCTGACCTGAGTTACGACTACGCCGCACTCGAGCCCCACATCTCGGGGCGGATCATGGAGCTGCACCACTCGAAGCATCACGCCGCGTACGTCGCCGGCGCCAACGCCGCGCTGGAGAAGCTCGCCGAGGCCCGCGAGAGCGGCGATCTCGCCTCGGTGAACCTGCACGAGAAGAACCTCGCGTTCAACCTCGGCGGGCACGTCAACCACTCGGCATTCTGGACGAACCTCTCCCCCGAGGGCGGCGGCGAGCCGACCGGGGCGATCGGCTCCGCCATCGACGAGCACTTCGGCTCCTTCGAGAAGTTCAAGGCACACTTCGCAGCCGTCGCCGCGGGTGTCCAGGGCTCGGGCTGGGCGATACTCGCCTGGGACTCGATCGGCCAGAAGCTCGTCATCGTCCAGCTCTACGACCAGCAGGGCAACATCGCCCTCGGTCTCGTGCCGATCATCCTGCTGGACTGCTGGGAGCACGCGTACTACCTCGACTACCAGAACGTCCGCGCGAACTACGTGACCGCCTGGTGGAACATCGTGAACTGGGCCGACGCCGAAGCGCGCCTGGCCCGCGCGACGTCCCAGACCGCGGGTCTGATCGTCCCGGCGCTCTGA
- a CDS encoding cytochrome c oxidase subunit 4: MKIETRLFVYLAPFFVAMGIIYGFITSWQEPVGFLGMPLLGALVAMIGAYLALTARRIDARPEDDENGEIADGAGDQGVYAPWSWWPLVIAAAAALAFLGLAVGWWVLYFGFVVGVIGLVGWVFEFSRGQHAH; the protein is encoded by the coding sequence GTGAAGATCGAGACGAGGCTCTTCGTCTATCTTGCGCCCTTCTTCGTCGCGATGGGCATCATCTACGGGTTCATCACCAGCTGGCAGGAGCCGGTCGGGTTCCTCGGGATGCCCCTGCTCGGCGCTCTCGTGGCGATGATCGGGGCGTATCTCGCGCTCACCGCGCGCCGAATCGACGCGCGGCCCGAGGACGACGAGAACGGCGAGATCGCTGACGGCGCCGGAGACCAGGGTGTCTACGCGCCGTGGAGCTGGTGGCCTCTGGTCATCGCTGCGGCCGCAGCACTCGCATTCCTGGGGCTTGCCGTCGGGTGGTGGGTGCTGTACTTCGGGTTCGTCGTCGGCGTCATCGGCCTGGTCGGCTGGGTGTTCGAGTTCAGCCGGGGGCAGCACGCACACTGA
- the ctaD gene encoding cytochrome c oxidase subunit I has translation MATTASASTALVPGLAPRRQTLGRTVVKWVTSTDHKTIGYMYLITSVIWFCIGGVLALFIRAELFEPGLQIVQSKEQYNQLFTMHGTIMLLLFATPLFAGFANIIMPLQIGAPDVAFPRLNMFAFWLFFFGGLIAAAGFFTPQGAASFGWFAYAPLSNTAFSPGLGGDLWVFGLALGGFGTILGAVNFITTIITMRAPGMTMFRMPIFTWNTLITSILVLMAFPPLAAALFALGADRRLGAQVFNPDNGGAILWQHLFWFFGHPEVYIIALPFFGIVSEVLPVFSRKPIFGYKGLVYATIAIAALSVTVWAHHMYVTGAITLPFFAFMTMLIAVPTGVKFFNWIGTMWRGKLTFETPMVWTIGFLVTFLLGGLTGVILSSPALDFQVSDSYFVVAHFHYVIFGTVVFAMFAGFYFWWPKFTGRMLNERLGKVHFWLTFVGFHATFLVQHWLGVMGMSRRYADYMPEEGFTWMNQVSTVGSFILAASLLPFFWNVYTTWRNAPLVTVDDPWGYGRSLEWATSCPPPRHNFASLPRIRSESPAFDLHHPEVAAMEHPELYPQYAGASTTTIEGAAK, from the coding sequence ATGGCCACGACTGCATCCGCCAGCACCGCGCTGGTCCCAGGTCTGGCGCCACGCCGTCAGACCCTCGGCCGCACGGTGGTCAAGTGGGTCACGTCGACCGACCACAAGACCATCGGGTACATGTACCTGATCACCTCGGTCATCTGGTTCTGCATCGGTGGCGTGCTGGCCCTGTTCATCCGCGCCGAGCTGTTCGAGCCGGGGCTGCAGATCGTGCAGAGCAAGGAGCAGTACAACCAGCTCTTCACGATGCACGGCACGATCATGCTGCTGCTGTTCGCGACGCCGCTCTTCGCCGGCTTCGCCAACATCATCATGCCGCTCCAGATCGGTGCGCCGGACGTCGCCTTCCCTCGCCTGAACATGTTCGCGTTCTGGCTCTTCTTCTTCGGTGGCCTCATCGCCGCCGCGGGCTTCTTCACGCCCCAGGGCGCCGCATCCTTCGGCTGGTTCGCCTACGCGCCGTTGTCCAACACGGCGTTCAGTCCTGGGCTCGGAGGAGATCTCTGGGTCTTCGGTCTCGCGCTCGGCGGCTTCGGCACCATCCTCGGTGCCGTCAACTTCATCACCACGATCATCACGATGCGCGCACCCGGCATGACGATGTTCCGCATGCCGATCTTCACCTGGAACACGCTCATCACGAGCATCCTGGTGCTCATGGCCTTCCCGCCGCTTGCGGCCGCGCTCTTCGCGCTCGGCGCCGACCGGCGACTGGGAGCCCAGGTCTTCAACCCGGACAACGGCGGCGCCATCCTCTGGCAGCACCTGTTCTGGTTCTTCGGCCACCCCGAGGTGTACATCATCGCGCTGCCGTTCTTCGGCATCGTCTCCGAGGTGCTCCCGGTCTTCAGCCGCAAGCCGATCTTCGGCTACAAGGGCCTGGTGTACGCGACGATCGCGATCGCCGCGCTGTCGGTCACCGTCTGGGCGCACCACATGTACGTGACGGGCGCGATCACGCTTCCCTTCTTCGCGTTCATGACGATGCTCATCGCGGTCCCGACGGGCGTGAAGTTCTTCAACTGGATCGGCACGATGTGGCGAGGAAAGCTGACGTTCGAGACGCCCATGGTGTGGACGATCGGATTCCTCGTGACGTTCCTGCTCGGCGGTCTGACCGGCGTCATCCTGTCGAGCCCGGCCCTCGACTTCCAGGTCTCCGACTCCTACTTCGTCGTCGCGCACTTCCACTACGTGATCTTCGGAACCGTCGTGTTCGCGATGTTCGCCGGCTTCTACTTCTGGTGGCCGAAGTTCACCGGACGCATGCTCAACGAGCGGCTGGGGAAGGTGCACTTCTGGCTCACGTTCGTCGGGTTCCACGCCACCTTCCTCGTGCAGCACTGGCTGGGCGTCATGGGCATGTCTCGTCGCTACGCGGACTACATGCCCGAGGAAGGCTTCACCTGGATGAACCAGGTCTCCACGGTCGGTTCGTTCATCCTCGCGGCCTCGCTGCTGCCCTTCTTCTGGAACGTCTACACGACCTGGCGCAACGCCCCGCTCGTGACCGTCGACGACCCGTGGGGCTACGGACGCTCGCTCGAGTGGGCGACGTCCTGCCCGCCGCCGCGGCACAACTTCGCCTCGCTGCCGCGCATTCGCAGCGAGTCCCCGGCATTTGATCTGCACCACCCGGAGGTCGCCGCGATGGAGCACCCGGAGCTCTACCCCCAGTACGCCGGTGCGTCCACCACCACCATCGAAGGGGCCGCGAAGTGA